A genomic region of Pseudorca crassidens isolate mPseCra1 chromosome 10, mPseCra1.hap1, whole genome shotgun sequence contains the following coding sequences:
- the LOC137231877 gene encoding uncharacterized protein isoform X1, protein MLRVTGRRLIFENMYLGDSHVLLNTLCWCCHRKIWLHSGEVCCGCRTDPPWP, encoded by the coding sequence GCAGAAGACTCAtctttgaaaatatgtatttggGAGATAGTCACGTTCTATTGAATACCTTGTGCTGGTGCTGCCATAGAAAAATCTGGTTACACTCCGGGGAGGTCTGCTGCGGCTGCAGGACTGATCCGCCTTGGCCCTGA
- the LOC137231877 gene encoding uncharacterized protein isoform X2, translated as MYLGDSHVLLNTLCWCCHRKIWLHSGEVCCGCRTDPPWP; from the coding sequence atgtatttggGAGATAGTCACGTTCTATTGAATACCTTGTGCTGGTGCTGCCATAGAAAAATCTGGTTACACTCCGGGGAGGTCTGCTGCGGCTGCAGGACTGATCCGCCTTGGCCCTGA